Genomic window (Bacillus pumilus):
ATCGTTTCATTAGATTGTCTCTCCATTCCATGTTATTCATTTGTCGTCTATATTTTGATGTGCCAGAATCGTAGCACAATGTAGTAAACTCCGTTCTTCTCCATCTTTTCAAACTGCCCGTGCATGCGGGACATCATTCGTTTCATGCTTCGTTCACCAAGTCCAGTGCTTTCCGGTGTGCCGTTTGTCTCTTTTATCGCATTGCTGACATGGATCTCAAAGATTTCTTGATCGGATAAAAACGTGAGATTGATGTCTTTTTTCGGATCGGCGTATTTCAGTATGTTCGACATCAGATTATCAAACACTCGGCCAAGTTCCTCCACATTCACATTAATATAGCTGTCAGGCAGCTCTCCTAAAAGATGAACCTTGAATGTCTCTTGCTGCAAGATCGCCACCTGATCTGATAAGAGATCGTAAATGACCTCTTTGACTGCAACGGTCTCAAGCTCAGGTTCATGTTCTTTATCAAGTAGAAAATAGGCAAATAGATTATCAGACAGATTTTTCAATTGCAGTGCTTTTTCATAAGCATTTGCTATATATTGATCTTTACGGGTATCCGCTCCAGCCTCCTCTTTTTTCGCAAACTCCAAGTTCATCATCAGCGACGTCAGCGGTGTTCTCATATCGTGTGACATTTCAGTAACCAAACTGCGGCTCTCTTCTTGCAGCTCATCGATAGCTTGAAGCTTGTCCAAAAAAGCTTTCCGAAGATCCTCAATACTTTTGGCAATCATCGCTAATTCGTCATGCCCTTTCACCGTCATCTCATAGTCCAGCTCGCCGCCTTCAAGAATATGAATGTCTTGGTGAATCGTTTGCAGGTAGCGTAAACTTTTGCGAATGCCGAGAAGAACAATGAGGAGAAAAATAAGCGTCGCCCCAAGGAGCTCTAGTGTAAAGGCAAGATCGTGGTAACGAGATGAATAGAAACCGTCCACCATAACCCTTCCTTTACCGTCGTTAAACTGAACCGGATACGAATGATGCTCCGCGTACTCGGTTATCTTTTCTTTTCCGTACGCTGATTCATCGCCAGCGGAATAAATAGAGTCGTATTGGAGCACTTCATCCTTGAAGATGGACAAATTAATGTAATTCTCTTTTTTCACCCACTCACCAAACGCTTGTCGATCTGTTGAAGACAGCTTATTCTCAGACACGTAGCGGCTGAATTTTTGAATATATTTAGCTGACTCCTCCTCGTAATACTCGTCCGAACTCAAGTATCCGTCAATGAGGTCATTGGTGATCTTTTGCAGCGTCAAAAAGACAAGTCCACTCACGACCGTAGCTGTCAAAATCAATAGAGCAAGCTTTATGGCTAGTGTATATTTACGATGTGCCAAATCGATATCCTCTTCCCCATTCCGTTTTGATATATACAGGACGTGCCGGATCATCCTCAATTTTGGCACGCAACTTTCGAATATGCACCATCACCGTATTGTTGGAACAATAGAAATAAGGCTGTCCCCACACACTCTCATAAATATTTTGGGCTGAAAAGATTTTATTTCGTCTGCTCATAAGTAGCTTGAGCACACGATATTCTAAATCAGACAGCTTGATTTGTTGATTTTCTTTCCACACTTCATTAAATTCTTCGCTCACCCTTAGCTTGCCCCCAACAAGAAACGTTTCTTCCTGTTCCTTCTTTTCCTGATAGACGGTGTACCTGCGTAATTGTGCAATGACTCTAGCATGAAGCTCCTCTTGCGAAAAAGGTTTTGTCATATAATCATCCCCGCCGGCGAGTAAGCCCTCCGTTTTATCGAACGTACTTGATTTGGCTGTCAGAAAGAGGATCGGGACGTTAGTAGAGGCTCTCATCTGCTGGCATGTTTCGATGCCCGAGATGCCTGGCATCATCACATCCAAAATCACCAAATCGAGCGAATCGTCCACAAGCTTCAATGCTTGCTCGCCATTCATCGCTCTTTGCACCTCATATCCAGCACGTGTAAGTGATTCCTGCAAAAGGTCTCCAATATCCTGATCATCTTCTACGACTAATATTCGATGCGTCATGTCTCTCTCACCTCATGATACGTAATGTACTTTCTTTTATGTCTTTACTATATATCATCTAGCTATGTGAAAAGATACAGCATAAATCTTAACAGTTTATGAATTTGACCAGCTGCCATCAATTCGCCACATTTATTTTCTAATCATTGGATCTTCATAAATTGTTAAGAATTGGGACGTATATTGATTCATTGTAAGGATCGATGAATTGATCCAAATGACATTTATCATAACAAGAAAAGGAGCATGGATATGAATGCAAACAAAGTAGCACACGCGATGAGTTTGAAAGATCGGGTTCATTTCTTAGACATCGTACGAGGATTTGCCTTAATGGGAATAATTCTGGTGAATTACTTTTTGATTGTGGATTCGGCGAAGGGGTTTGATATGGGAGCAAATGATGTCTTTCATAACTTGGTGAATTGGTTCGCCTCAGGGAAATTCATTACGTTGTTTTCCTTCCTATTCGGTGTTGGTTTTATGATTTTTATGGATCGAGCTGCTCAGAAGGTGGACAATCCGAACAAGCTATTTGCCCGCAGATTAACCATTCTCT
Coding sequences:
- a CDS encoding response regulator transcription factor yields the protein MTHRILVVEDDQDIGDLLQESLTRAGYEVQRAMNGEQALKLVDDSLDLVILDVMMPGISGIETCQQMRASTNVPILFLTAKSSTFDKTEGLLAGGDDYMTKPFSQEELHARVIAQLRRYTVYQEKKEQEETFLVGGKLRVSEEFNEVWKENQQIKLSDLEYRVLKLLMSRRNKIFSAQNIYESVWGQPYFYCSNNTVMVHIRKLRAKIEDDPARPVYIKTEWGRGYRFGTS
- a CDS encoding HAMP domain-containing sensor histidine kinase, with amino-acid sequence MAHRKYTLAIKLALLILTATVVSGLVFLTLQKITNDLIDGYLSSDEYYEEESAKYIQKFSRYVSENKLSSTDRQAFGEWVKKENYINLSIFKDEVLQYDSIYSAGDESAYGKEKITEYAEHHSYPVQFNDGKGRVMVDGFYSSRYHDLAFTLELLGATLIFLLIVLLGIRKSLRYLQTIHQDIHILEGGELDYEMTVKGHDELAMIAKSIEDLRKAFLDKLQAIDELQEESRSLVTEMSHDMRTPLTSLMMNLEFAKKEEAGADTRKDQYIANAYEKALQLKNLSDNLFAYFLLDKEHEPELETVAVKEVIYDLLSDQVAILQQETFKVHLLGELPDSYINVNVEELGRVFDNLMSNILKYADPKKDINLTFLSDQEIFEIHVSNAIKETNGTPESTGLGERSMKRMMSRMHGQFEKMEKNGVYYIVLRFWHIKI